In Desulfonatronum sp. SC1, a single genomic region encodes these proteins:
- a CDS encoding ABC transporter ATP-binding protein codes for MSLILGDIRHAYGPKTVLQNINLEVQPGEVVCLLGPSGCGKTTLLRLIAGLEELQHGRILIDDQVIADQHRQMLPERRGTGFLFQDFALFPHLTVLENTMFGLTAVASKETRRQKALQALEQVNMRDFATVYPHELSGGQQQRVALARALAPSPRIILLDEPFSSLDARLRVQIRDQTLHVLKSSGVATVMVTHDPEEAMFMGDRIVLMHQGRIVQTGTPVELYSKPVNAFVTTFFSDVNVIRGMVQGGQVATPLGRVASAGFQDGAEVEIMFRPETVQIFEADTTPPASSVPGEVLATRLLPGATLVHLRIASHAHGTPEKPGHTPDNAGEGIHLHARVPCLFPMPEGARVQVHVPMDQVYVFPAESS; via the coding sequence ATGTCCCTGATCCTCGGCGATATTCGCCATGCATACGGCCCCAAGACCGTCCTGCAAAACATCAACCTCGAAGTCCAACCCGGTGAAGTGGTCTGTCTGCTCGGACCGTCGGGCTGTGGGAAGACCACTCTGTTGCGGCTGATCGCCGGACTGGAGGAACTCCAACACGGCCGGATTCTGATCGACGACCAGGTCATCGCGGACCAGCATCGCCAGATGCTTCCGGAACGGCGCGGCACCGGCTTTCTGTTCCAGGACTTCGCCCTCTTTCCCCACCTGACGGTCCTGGAAAACACCATGTTCGGGCTGACGGCCGTCGCGTCCAAGGAAACCCGCCGACAAAAGGCGCTTCAGGCCCTGGAGCAGGTCAACATGCGGGATTTCGCGACGGTCTACCCGCACGAACTCTCCGGGGGCCAGCAACAGCGCGTGGCCTTGGCCCGGGCCCTGGCTCCCAGCCCGCGGATCATCCTCCTGGACGAGCCGTTTTCCAGCCTGGACGCCCGGCTCCGGGTCCAGATCCGCGACCAGACCCTGCACGTGCTCAAGTCCAGCGGCGTGGCCACGGTCATGGTCACCCACGACCCCGAGGAAGCCATGTTCATGGGCGACCGGATCGTGCTCATGCACCAGGGCCGGATCGTTCAGACCGGCACCCCCGTGGAACTGTACTCCAAGCCGGTGAACGCCTTCGTGACGACCTTTTTCAGTGATGTGAACGTGATCAGGGGAATGGTTCAGGGCGGACAGGTCGCCACCCCGCTTGGACGGGTAGCCTCCGCCGGGTTTCAGGACGGGGCCGAGGTTGAAATCATGTTTCGACCGGAAACGGTCCAGATATTCGAGGCGGACACGACTCCGCCGGCATCCAGTGTACCGGGGGAAGTGCTGGCCACCCGGCTCCTGCCCGGAGCGACCCTGGTCCACCTGCGTATTGCGTCGCATGCGCACGGGACCCCGGAGAAACCCGGTCACACTCCTGACAACGCCGGAGAGGGCATCCACCTGCATGCCCGGGTCCCCTGCCTCTTCCCCATGCCCGAGGGTGCGCGCGTCCAGGTCCATGTTCCCATGGACCAAGTCTACGTCTTTCCGGCGGAATCTTCCTGA